One region of Primulina tabacum isolate GXHZ01 chromosome 1, ASM2559414v2, whole genome shotgun sequence genomic DNA includes:
- the LOC142553115 gene encoding uncharacterized protein LOC142553115, translating into MNEGGKMKGDESKWGVFFVGRRWKRGIFVGKMEGNCTPSPSWNFGLLKPDGLLIQDSNFPTNRKPDLSARKLGAHLWEVQFQPKLRVANMSKYGPGLNHFGEEACGVFRQVGEAQAETSAEQQSSGVSLRNQVALLLAERNQRVKRVEQAQQPVSPSSYQSSLEMVPSRTAFTSNWSLNSNSEMGESSYTLKTSTDLLKVLNRIWSLEERHALDMSLVNMLKRELNESQSRTKVLQGKRRDKKELDDTSTRVAGNKVSRKNKEQDRVKHLVKSVEVKLEDERKLRKYSENLSYKRVRELSATKILLRDALEELELERKRLAMVEDLCDEFASGIREYEQQLRFLNQQSSVDQIGRNGDSGLILHVSEAWLDERMQMKLADDNNVQKTSVLDRLSSEIEIFPGAKRTGCAKKCDCVSSKSASKRNIFRHSFESIHLNDPSSAPWNANEEDSDCIGVHFSRLNRVASLKNEDGFDRRQEVEITSDDYPKEKDRLKATKNIILSGKAVKGGFNRHSVQARSQEFLRERKHQLGNKDSSKASAGNTDETYNARIRRKTEVRERVSTSRNHSWASEIKKLEYEDNYMDHLFDPSTFTDPYSPLKKWISEATTADPNISESSSSFHDRTLKSNTLKAKLLEARLEHQRPRARASKDLSQVD; encoded by the exons ATGAATGAGGGAGGGAAGATGAAGGGAGATGAGAGTAAATGGGGAGTATTTTTTGTGGGGAGGAGGTGGAAACGCGGGATTTTTGTGGGTAAAATGGAGGGAAATTGCACCCCTTCGCCTTCATGGAATTTTGGGTTACTTAAACCTGACGGCTTGCTCATTCAAGATTCCAACTTCCCAACTAACAGAAAGCCAGATCTTTCAGCGAGAAAGTTGGGTGCCCATCTCTGGGAGGTGCAGTTTCAACCCAAACTCAGGGTAGCTAATATGAGCAAATATGGCCCTGGATTGAATCATTTTGGAGAGGAAGCTTGTGGAGTTTTTAGACAAGTGGGTGAAGCACAGGCAGAAACTTCTGCGGAGCAG CAAAGCAGCGGCGTTAGTTTGAGAAATCAAGTTGCATTGTTGCTGGCAGAACGCAACCAAAGGGTCAAGAGGGTTGAGCAAGCTCAGCAGCCTGTGTCTCCATCTAGTTATCAAAGCTCATTGGAG ATGGTTCCCAGTCGAACTGCATTCACTTCAAACTGGTCTCTAAACTCGAACAGTGAAATGGGAGAGTCGAGTTATACTCTGAAGACCTCCACAGATTTGCTTAAAGTACTCAACAGAATTTGGAGCCTCGAAGAAAGGCATGCCTTAGATATGTCGTTAGTAAACATGCTGAAACGAGAACTGAACGAATCCCAGTCACGAACCAAAGTACTGCAAGGGAAGAGAAGGGATAAAAAGGAATTGGATGACACATCAACACGAGTGGCGGGGAATAAAGTTTCAAGGAAGAATAAGGAGCAAGATCGGGTCAAACATCTAGTTAAGTCGGTGGAGGTTAAGTTAGAAGATGAACGGAAATTGAGAAAGTACTCAGAAAACCTTAGTTATAAGAGGGTTCGAGAACTTTCAGCAACGAAAATTTTATTACGTGATGCTTTGGAAGAACTTGAATTAGAGAGGAAAAGGCTGGCCATGGTTGAAGATCTCTGTGATGAGTTTGCAAGCGGCATAAGAGAATATGAACAACAGTTAAGGTTCTTGAATCAACAATCGAGTGTGGATCAGATTGGTAGGAATGGCGATAGTGGATTGATCCTTCATGTTTCGGAAGCCTGGCTAGACGAGCGAATGCAGATGAAGTTAGCAGATGATAATAATGTGCAAAAGACTTCGGTCTTGGACAGGTTAAGTtctgaaattgaaatctttccTGGAGCAAAACGAACTGGTTGTGCTAAGAAATGTGATTGTGTATCCTCCAAAAGTGCTAGCAAACGTAACATATTCAGGCATTCTTTTGAATCGATTCACTTGAATGACCCCTCGAGTGCTCCTTGGAATGCAAATGAAGAAGATTCTGATTGTATCGGTGTCCATTTTTCGCGGTTAAACAGAGTGGCAAGTTTGAAGAATGAAGATGGTTTTGACAGGCGGCAAGAGGTGGAAATCACTTCAGATGATTATCCCAAAGAAAAGGATAGATTGAAAGCAACAAAGAATATCATCCTATCAGGAAAAGCTGTCAAGGGTGGTTTCAATCGGCATAGCGTGCAAGCTCGGTCACAAGAGTTTCTCAGAGAGAGGAAGCACCAACTTGGAAACAAGGACTCATCAAAAGCAAGCGCAGGAAACACAGATGAGACATACAATGCAAGAATAAGAAGAAAAACTGAAGTTAGAGAAAGAGTTTCGACATCCAGAAACCATTCTTGGGCATCAGAAATCAAGAAACTTGAATACGAGGATAATTACATGGATCATTTATTTGATCCATCTACATTTACTGATCCTTACAGTCCTCTAAAAAAGTGGATATCAGAGGCAACAACAGCAGATCCCAACATTTCTGAATCATCTTCATCATTTCATGATCGAACATTAAAGTCCAATACACTGAAAGCAAAGTTGCTGGAGGCGAGGCTAGAGCACCAACGACCTCGTGCCAGAGCTTCCAAAGATTTGTCCCAAGTCGACTGA
- the LOC142553123 gene encoding eukaryotic translation initiation factor 1A-like: MPKNKGKGGKNRKRGKNEADDEKRELVFKEDGQEYAQVQRMLGNGRCEATCIDGAKRLCHIRGKMHKKVWIAAGDIILVGLRDYQDDKADVILKYMPDEARLLKAYGELPENTRLNEGIAGGLDEEDDGPGDDYIEFEDEDIDKL; the protein is encoded by the exons ATGCCGAAGAACAAGGGTAAGGGAGGTAAGAATCGCAAGAGAGGGAAGAACGAAGCTGATGATGAGAAGCGAGAGCTAGTATTCAAGGAGGATGGCCAAGAATATGCGCAGGTGCAGCGGATGCTCGGCAACGGCCGATGCGAAGCTACGTGCATCGATGGCGCGAAGCGCCTTTGCCATATCCGGGGGAAGATGCACAAAAAAGTCTGGATCGCCGCCGGTGACATTATCCTCGTCGGACTTCGCGATTATCAA GATGATAAGGCCGATGTAATCCTGAAATACATGCCAGATGAAGCAAGATTATTGAAGGCTTATGGTGAGCTGCCTGAGAACACGAGGCTTAACGAGGGTATCGCTGGTGGACTTGATGAGGAAGATGATGGTCCTGGTGACGATTACATCGAGTTCGAGGATGAGGATATTGACAAACTCTAG
- the LOC142553130 gene encoding LOW QUALITY PROTEIN: common plant regulatory factor 1-like (The sequence of the model RefSeq protein was modified relative to this genomic sequence to represent the inferred CDS: deleted 1 base in 1 codon) has product MEDSKDRKPSNPITIVAPAMDQNGIHVYPDWAAMQAYYGPRLALPPYINSVATSHAPPPYMWAPPQSMIPHYGAPYGAFYAHGGVYAHPGVHIGGTALSTDKPAKTFGNLDGNFVKQLKEFDGFAMSIGNGNSNNDDTAGGHRVTKSEETEASSDGSNANNSNSKATLDGPSGKKRSRQGSPNSAAGSGKDRKQSRSIVPGAAAGQGSEKVKDVILSTNVQTESNVDMNNVDMNTALELKNPSDFNVSGPTTPTNVQQPLIPSETWSQNDRELKRERRKQSNRESARRSRLRKQAEAEELAIKVRALTSENTSLKTEFNKLMKNSEKLKLENATLMEKLKDAKKTSNFRLKPVSTVNLLARVNNNCNTTDRSNEDGDSYDNTSPGAKLHLFLDTIRGPLL; this is encoded by the exons ATGGAAGATAGCAAAGACAGGAAGCCTTCCAACCCGATAACGATAGTTGCACCTGCAATG GACCAGAATGGCATTCATGTCTATCCTGATTGGGCTGCAATGCAG GCATATTATGGTCCTCGACTTGCTCTACCTCCGTATATAAACTCGGTCGCTACTTCTCATGCTCCTCCCCCTTATATGTGGGCACCTCCTCAG TCTATGATCCCTCATTATGGAGCTCCATATGGTGCATTTTATGCTCATGGAGGAGTTTATGCACATCCTGGAGTTCATATA GGTGGTACTGCTTTGAGTACGGACAAGCCTGCCAAAACATTCGGGAATCTGGACGGAAACTTTGTGAAgcagttgaaagaatttgatggtTTCGCAATGTCAATAGGCAATGGAAATAGTAATAATGATGACACTGCAGGTGGCCACAGAGTTACGAAAAG TGAGGAGACTGAAGCTTCTAGTGATGGAAGCAACGCGAATAACAGTAACAGTAAAGCTACGTTG GATGGTCCAAGCGGCAAGAAAAGAAGTCGACAAGGATCTCCTAACAGTG CGGCTGGGAGTGGCAAAGATCGGAAACAGAGCAGAAGTATAGTACCTGGTGCGGCTGCAGGTCAAGGCTCTGAGAAAGTGAAAGATGTAATTCTTTCAACTAATGTGCAAACAGAATCAAATGTCGATATGAACAATGTCGATATGAACACTGCGCTGGAACTCAAGAATCcttctgattttaatgtatCCGGTCCCACAACTCCAACCAATGTTCAGCAGCCGTTGATCCCAAGTGAAACTTGGTCACAG AATGACCGCGAACTTAAACGGGAGAGGAGGAAACAATCTAATCGAGAATCTGCTCGAAGATCAAGACTGAGAAAACAG GCGGAGGCCGAGGAACTAGCAATTAAAGTTAGAGCACTGACTTCCGAGAATACATCTCTCAAAACCGAGTTCAACAAACTAATGAAGAACTCCGAGAAACTGAAGCTTGAAAACGCTACTTTAATG GAAAAGCTAAAAGATGCTAAAAAGACGTCTAATTTTAGGCTGAAACCGGTTAGCACGGTGAACCTACTTGCAAGAGTGAACAATAACTGTAATACTACCGACAGAAGCAACGAGGATGGTGACTCA TACGATAATACAAGTCCTGGAGCTAAGCTTCATCTGTTTCTTGATACTATTCGAGGGCCGTTGCTGTAG
- the LOC142553138 gene encoding putative glucose-6-phosphate 1-epimerase, which translates to MGHPAAVWDHRAAFELTKDWNGIDHVVLRNPQGASAQVSLHGGQVLSWRNNRGEELLFTTSKAIFKSPKAMRGGISVCFPQFGNCGSIEQHGFVRNRIWTIENDPPPLPPNDSLGKSFVDLLLIPAEEDLKCWPHSFQFRLRVSLASNGNLILISRIRNMDEKPFSYSFAYHTYLSVSDISEVRIEGLETLDYLDNLCQRERFTEQGDAITFESEVDRVYLSSQQCVAVLDHERKRTYIMRKEGLPDVAVWNPWEKKSKAMPDFGDEEYRQMICINGASFEKNITLKPGEEWTGRVELAAVPSSFCSDNLDHGLGFF; encoded by the exons ATGGGGCATCCGGCAGCAGTTTGGGACCATAGAGCGGCATTTGAACTAACAAAGGACTGGAATGGGATCGACCATGTTGTGCTTCGGAATCCTCAAGGAGCATCTGCACAA GTCAGTCTGCACGGAGGACAAGTGCTGTCATGGAGGAATAATCGAGGTGAAGAACTTCTATTCACCACTAGTAAG GCCATATTTAAGTCTCCAAAAGCAATGCGAGGAGGAATCTCTGTTTGTTTTCCCCAG TTTGGAAACTGCGGATCTATAGAGCAGCATGGATTTGTGAGGAACAGAATTTGGACAATCGAAAATGATCCTCCTCCTTTGCCCCCAAACGACTCCCTGGGTAAATCCTTCGTTGATTTACTGCTAATACCAGCTGAAGAAGATCTGAAATGCTGGCCTCATAG TTTCCAGTTTCGTCTTCGAGTGTCTCTGGCATCAAATGGAAACTTGATACTGATATCTCGCATCAGGAACATGGACGAGAAACCTTTCAGCTACTCTTTTGCTTATCATACCTATTTATCCGTTTCCGACATAAG TGAAGTGAGGATAGAAGGTTTGGAAACTCTGGACTACTTGGACAATCTTTGTCAAAGAGAACGATTTACTGAACAAGGCGACGCCATTACATTTGAATCAGAG GTAGATCGGGTTTATCTCAGCTCTCAACAATGTGTTGCCGTTCTTGATCATGAGAGGAAAAGAACGTATATTATGAGAAAAGAAGGGCTACCAGATGTTG CCGTATGGAATCCATGGGAAAAGAAATCAAAAGCCATGCCAGATTTTGGTGACGAAGAATACAGGCAGATGATTTGCATCAATGGAGCATCATTCGAAAAGAACATCACTTTGAAGCCAGGAGAAGAATGGACGGGGCGAGTTGAGCTTGCAGCTGTACCTTCGAGCTTTTGCAGTGATAACCTTGATCATGGTCTCGGTTTTTTCTGA
- the LOC142553190 gene encoding ubiquitin-conjugating enzyme E2 28-like yields the protein MASKRILKELKDLQKDPPTSCSAGPVGEDMFHWQATIMGPQDSPYAGGVFLVTIHFPPDYPFKPPKFAFRTKVFHPNINSNGSICLDILKEQWSPALTISKVLLSICSLLTDPNPDDPLVPEIAHMYKTDRSKYEQTARSWTQKYAMG from the exons ATGGCTTCGAAACGGATCTTGAAGGAGCTCAAGGATTTGCAGAAGGATCCTCCTACCTCCTGCAGTGCTG GACCTGTTGGTGAGGACATGTTTCACTGGCAAGCTACGATAATGGGACCACAAGACAGCCCTTATGCAGGAGGAGTATTCTTAGTTACTATTCATTTTCCCCCTGACTACCCATTTAAACCTCCAAAG TTTGCATTCCGGACAAAAGTTTTTCACCCAAATATCAACAGTAATGGTAGCATTTGCCTTGACATCTTGAAGGAGCAGTGGAGTCCTGCCTTGACGATTTCCAAG GTTTTACTCTCAATCTGTTCCCTTTTGACGGATCCAAACCCGGACGATCCCTTGGTCCCAGAAATCGCTCATATGTACAAGACAGATAGATCCAAGTACGAGCAAACTGCTAGGAGCTGGACCCAAAAGTATGCCATGGGTTAG
- the LOC142520267 gene encoding ethylene-responsive transcription factor CRF6-like, which produces MIPKDTKRIKYSVHTTITTKVVSPPSLKETCKGSFSSKTPRLVRISVTDYEATDSSGDESQRDHHYWRVRKLMNEVRMEINGNDSSVNVKNKKKKQRPMQEHRLVGEGKKFRGVRRRTWGKWAAEIRDPMQRTRVWLGTYDTAEEAALVYDEAAIRIHGPKAFTNFITPPERASVASGSGLISVSGYDSGKEESCHEKNCSPISVSRFSDNHDTVRSAEDPARSEAKNASEKMVEPGEMDFSMDDYLPLDQYFLKDCFDFRSPLPIVYEEIRSVEQKFDGFDDFESSAWDVNEFFTYLDE; this is translated from the coding sequence ATGATTCCAAAAGACACGAAACGCATCAAGTATTCAGTTCATACAACCATTACCACGAAGGTGGTTTCTCCGCCGTCATTGAAGGAGACATGCAAAGGTAGCTTCAGCTCCAAAACGCCACGTTTGGTGCGAATTTCTGTTACTGATTACGAAGCTACCGATTCTTCGGgcgatgaaagtcaaagggacCACCATTATTGGCGAGTGAGGAAGCTTATGAATGAAGTTAGGATGGAGATAAATGGTAATGACAGCAGCGTAAATGTtaagaacaagaagaagaaacaGAGGCCGATGCAGGAGCATCGTTTGGTTGGTGAGGGGAAGAAGTTCAGGGGAGTCAGGCGGCGGACGTGGGGTAAATGGGCTGCGGAGATACGTGATCCGATGCAGCGGACGAGGGTTTGGCTCGGGACTTACGATACGGCGGAGGAGGCAGCTCTGGTTTACGACGAAGCGGCGATCCGAATACACGGCCCGAAAGCTTTTACAAACTTCATAACACCTCCGGAGAGGGCATCGGTGGCGAGTGGTTCCGGATTGATTTCTGTTTCTGGCTATGATTCCGGCAAGGAGGAATCCTGTCACGAGAAAAATTGCTCACCCATCTCTGTTTCGAGGTTTAGCGACAATCATGACACGGTTCGGTCTGCCGAAGATCCAGCTCGGTCCGAGGCCAAGAACGCTAGTGAAAAAATGGTTGAACCGGGAGAAATGGATTTCTCGATGGACGATTATCTACCGTTGGATCAATATTTCTTGAAAGATTGCTTTGATTTTCGATCTCCTTTGCCAATAGTTTACGAGGAAATTAGGTCTGTGGAGCAAAAGTTTGATGGATTTGATGATTTCGAATCTTCAGCATGGGATGTGAATGAATTCTTTACATATTTGGATGAATAA
- the LOC142553146 gene encoding mitochondrial carrier protein MTM1-like isoform X2, with protein sequence MVGSARQGLPSWIGAATATRKMELDNDNNMVKEESLAKGSSNPKISDADLSFGERAFSAAGAAVISSIIVNPLDVAKVRLQAQAAGVPCDGFHQMACFASSTMLQDVKYMPSSAFTQPTCSPECTRYKGTLDVFYKVMRQEGFLRLWTGTNASLALAVPTVGIYMPLYDIFCNYMEELTSQNAPTMTPYSPLVAGSLARSVACITCYPVELVRTRMQAFKHNQASVKPPGVWKTLIDAVSNIKNPQAFQSYRILWTGLGAQLARDVPFSAVCWSLLEPFRRRILSGIGNEASLPSVLGVNFGAGFVAGSIAAASTCPLDVARTRRQIEKDPKRVLTMTTRQTLVEIWRDGGIKGLFTGAGPRVARAGPSVGIVVSFYEVVKHALHNRQLTE encoded by the exons atggtGGGTTCAGCCAGACAAGGTCTGCCTTCATGGATTGGAGCAGCGACAGCTACAAGAAAAATGGAATtggataatgataataatatggTGAAAGAGGAATCTTTAGCCAAAGGATCATCGAACCCGAAGATTTCTGATGCGGATTTGAGTTTTGGGGAGAGGGCGTTCTCTGCTGCCGGCGCCGCCGTGATATCTTCAATCATCGTCAACCCTCTTGATGTTGCCAAG GTCAGGTTGCAAGCTCAGGCAGCTGGGGTGCCCTGTGATGGCTTCCATCAAATGGCATGCTTTGCATCAAGCACG ATGTTGCAAGACGTGAAGTATATGCCATCATCAGCTTTCACCCAACCAACATGCTCCCCTGAGTGCACCCGATACAAAGGAACTTTGGATGTATTCTACAAAGTGATGCGACAG GAAGGATTCTTACGATTGTGGACAGGAACTAATGCCAGTTTAGCCCTTGCAGTCCCTACT GTGGGAATTTATATGCCTCTGTATGATATTTTCTGCAATTACATGGAAGAGCTTACATCGCAGAATGCTCCAACGATGACTCCATATTCTCCTCTAGTTGCTGGTTCCTTAGCACGCTCTGTAGCATGCATAACTTGTTATCCCGTTGAGCTTGTCAGAACACGTATGCAG GCATTCAAGCACAACCAAGCTAGTGTGAAACCTCCAGGAGTGTGGAAAACTTTGATAGATGCTGTCTCCAACATCAAAAATCCTCAAGCTT TTCAAAGCTACCGTATCCTATGGACTGGGCTTGGCGCACAACTAGCGCGCGATGTTCCATTTTCTGCTGTTTGCTGGTCATTGCTTGAGCCA TTCCGAAGGAGAATTCTGAGTGGGATAGGTAATGAAGCCAGTTTACCCAGTGTCCTTGGGGTAAACTTCGGCGCAGGTTTTGTGGCAGGAAGCATAGCAGCTGCTAGCACGTGTCCTCTAGATGTTGCTCGCACCCGGCGACAAATAGAg AAAGATCCCAAACGAGTATTGACGATGACCACGAGGCAGACTTTGGTTGAAATCTGGAG GGATGGAGGTATAAAGGGATTATTTACGGGGGCTGGGCCTCGAGTTGCTCGAGCCGGTCCTTCGGTGGGGATTGTGGTATCTTTTTATGAAGTTGTAAAGCATGCCTTACATAATAGACAGTTGACGGAGTAA
- the LOC142553146 gene encoding mitochondrial carrier protein MTM1-like isoform X1, whose amino-acid sequence MVGSARQGLPSWIGAATATRKMELDNDNNMVKEESLAKGSSNPKISDADLSFGERAFSAAGAAVISSIIVNPLDVAKVRLQAQAAGVPCDGFHQMACFASSTMLQDVKYMPSSAFTQPTCSPECTRYKGTLDVFYKVMRQEGFLRLWTGTNASLALAVPTVGIYMPLYDIFCNYMEELTSQNAPTMTPYSPLVAGSLARSVACITCYPVELVRTRMQAFKHNQASVKPPGVWKTLIDAVSNIKNPQACRISFVAYIFMFVSTICFMIVFGREFPVSPYWTSILMVKIETVQSYRILWTGLGAQLARDVPFSAVCWSLLEPFRRRILSGIGNEASLPSVLGVNFGAGFVAGSIAAASTCPLDVARTRRQIEKDPKRVLTMTTRQTLVEIWRDGGIKGLFTGAGPRVARAGPSVGIVVSFYEVVKHALHNRQLTE is encoded by the exons atggtGGGTTCAGCCAGACAAGGTCTGCCTTCATGGATTGGAGCAGCGACAGCTACAAGAAAAATGGAATtggataatgataataatatggTGAAAGAGGAATCTTTAGCCAAAGGATCATCGAACCCGAAGATTTCTGATGCGGATTTGAGTTTTGGGGAGAGGGCGTTCTCTGCTGCCGGCGCCGCCGTGATATCTTCAATCATCGTCAACCCTCTTGATGTTGCCAAG GTCAGGTTGCAAGCTCAGGCAGCTGGGGTGCCCTGTGATGGCTTCCATCAAATGGCATGCTTTGCATCAAGCACG ATGTTGCAAGACGTGAAGTATATGCCATCATCAGCTTTCACCCAACCAACATGCTCCCCTGAGTGCACCCGATACAAAGGAACTTTGGATGTATTCTACAAAGTGATGCGACAG GAAGGATTCTTACGATTGTGGACAGGAACTAATGCCAGTTTAGCCCTTGCAGTCCCTACT GTGGGAATTTATATGCCTCTGTATGATATTTTCTGCAATTACATGGAAGAGCTTACATCGCAGAATGCTCCAACGATGACTCCATATTCTCCTCTAGTTGCTGGTTCCTTAGCACGCTCTGTAGCATGCATAACTTGTTATCCCGTTGAGCTTGTCAGAACACGTATGCAG GCATTCAAGCACAACCAAGCTAGTGTGAAACCTCCAGGAGTGTGGAAAACTTTGATAGATGCTGTCTCCAACATCAAAAATCCTCAAGCTTGTAGGATATCATTTGTAgcttatatttttatgtttgtATCAACTATATGTTTCATGATTGTGTTTGGAAGAGAATTTCCAGTTTCTCCCTACTGGACCAGTATACTTATGGTTAAAATTGAAACAGTTCAAAGCTACCGTATCCTATGGACTGGGCTTGGCGCACAACTAGCGCGCGATGTTCCATTTTCTGCTGTTTGCTGGTCATTGCTTGAGCCA TTCCGAAGGAGAATTCTGAGTGGGATAGGTAATGAAGCCAGTTTACCCAGTGTCCTTGGGGTAAACTTCGGCGCAGGTTTTGTGGCAGGAAGCATAGCAGCTGCTAGCACGTGTCCTCTAGATGTTGCTCGCACCCGGCGACAAATAGAg AAAGATCCCAAACGAGTATTGACGATGACCACGAGGCAGACTTTGGTTGAAATCTGGAG GGATGGAGGTATAAAGGGATTATTTACGGGGGCTGGGCCTCGAGTTGCTCGAGCCGGTCCTTCGGTGGGGATTGTGGTATCTTTTTATGAAGTTGTAAAGCATGCCTTACATAATAGACAGTTGACGGAGTAA
- the LOC142553146 gene encoding mitochondrial carrier protein MTM1-like isoform X3 — translation MLPRLQAQAAGVPCDGFHQMACFASSTMLQDVKYMPSSAFTQPTCSPECTRYKGTLDVFYKVMRQEGFLRLWTGTNASLALAVPTVGIYMPLYDIFCNYMEELTSQNAPTMTPYSPLVAGSLARSVACITCYPVELVRTRMQAFKHNQASVKPPGVWKTLIDAVSNIKNPQACRISFVAYIFMFVSTICFMIVFGREFPVSPYWTSILMVKIETVQSYRILWTGLGAQLARDVPFSAVCWSLLEPFRRRILSGIGNEASLPSVLGVNFGAGFVAGSIAAASTCPLDVARTRRQIEKDPKRVLTMTTRQTLVEIWRDGGIKGLFTGAGPRVARAGPSVGIVVSFYEVVKHALHNRQLTE, via the exons ATGTTGCCAAG GTTGCAAGCTCAGGCAGCTGGGGTGCCCTGTGATGGCTTCCATCAAATGGCATGCTTTGCATCAAGCACG ATGTTGCAAGACGTGAAGTATATGCCATCATCAGCTTTCACCCAACCAACATGCTCCCCTGAGTGCACCCGATACAAAGGAACTTTGGATGTATTCTACAAAGTGATGCGACAG GAAGGATTCTTACGATTGTGGACAGGAACTAATGCCAGTTTAGCCCTTGCAGTCCCTACT GTGGGAATTTATATGCCTCTGTATGATATTTTCTGCAATTACATGGAAGAGCTTACATCGCAGAATGCTCCAACGATGACTCCATATTCTCCTCTAGTTGCTGGTTCCTTAGCACGCTCTGTAGCATGCATAACTTGTTATCCCGTTGAGCTTGTCAGAACACGTATGCAG GCATTCAAGCACAACCAAGCTAGTGTGAAACCTCCAGGAGTGTGGAAAACTTTGATAGATGCTGTCTCCAACATCAAAAATCCTCAAGCTTGTAGGATATCATTTGTAgcttatatttttatgtttgtATCAACTATATGTTTCATGATTGTGTTTGGAAGAGAATTTCCAGTTTCTCCCTACTGGACCAGTATACTTATGGTTAAAATTGAAACAGTTCAAAGCTACCGTATCCTATGGACTGGGCTTGGCGCACAACTAGCGCGCGATGTTCCATTTTCTGCTGTTTGCTGGTCATTGCTTGAGCCA TTCCGAAGGAGAATTCTGAGTGGGATAGGTAATGAAGCCAGTTTACCCAGTGTCCTTGGGGTAAACTTCGGCGCAGGTTTTGTGGCAGGAAGCATAGCAGCTGCTAGCACGTGTCCTCTAGATGTTGCTCGCACCCGGCGACAAATAGAg AAAGATCCCAAACGAGTATTGACGATGACCACGAGGCAGACTTTGGTTGAAATCTGGAG GGATGGAGGTATAAAGGGATTATTTACGGGGGCTGGGCCTCGAGTTGCTCGAGCCGGTCCTTCGGTGGGGATTGTGGTATCTTTTTATGAAGTTGTAAAGCATGCCTTACATAATAGACAGTTGACGGAGTAA
- the LOC142553164 gene encoding arabinogalactan protein 20-like isoform X1: protein MMSSIFLFFKIWCNIHQHGSDCLGWHFNLPMTAKAVLESVGGAETIFLIAMAWFHLGLMAIFAFPSGNVIPFSRALDLAPAPGPSSDGNAIDQGISCVLMLVALVLTYLIHPMDTSSSYYFS from the exons ATGATGAGTAGCATATtcctttttttcaagatttggTGCAATATTCATCAGCATGGCTCGGATTGCCTTGGATGGCATTTCAA TTTGCCCATGACAGCAAAAGCAGTCCTGGAAAGTGTCGGTGGGGCGGAGACCATCTTCCTT ATAGCAATGGCATGGTTTCACCTCGGATTAATGGCGATCTTCGCGTTTCCCTCCGGCAATGTCATCCCGTTTTCTCGAGCGCTGGATTTGGCTCCTGCTCCGGGCCCTTCCAGCGACG GCAATGCAATTGATCAAGGGATATCCTGTGTACTGATGTTGGTGGCACTAGTGCTCACGTATCTCATCCACCCAATGGATACATCGTCTTCCTACTACTTTTCCTAA
- the LOC142553164 gene encoding arabinogalactan protein 20-like isoform X2 — protein sequence MAWFHLGLMAIFAFPSGNVIPFSRALDLAPAPGPSSDGNAIDQGISCVLMLVALVLTYLIHPMDTSSSYYFS from the exons ATGGCATGGTTTCACCTCGGATTAATGGCGATCTTCGCGTTTCCCTCCGGCAATGTCATCCCGTTTTCTCGAGCGCTGGATTTGGCTCCTGCTCCGGGCCCTTCCAGCGACG GCAATGCAATTGATCAAGGGATATCCTGTGTACTGATGTTGGTGGCACTAGTGCTCACGTATCTCATCCACCCAATGGATACATCGTCTTCCTACTACTTTTCCTAA